The sequence aaattttgtgatttccattatatgtgttaatatatatatatcaatgatataggttcgtgaatccaaggccaaccctgcattgttcaatgtcgtcatatgtatttttactacaaaatacaatatcgtgagtttcatttgcgctctttttaaatgcttttgcaatatatatttttgggactgagaatacatgcgctgcttttataaatgtttgacgaaatagacacaagtacttaaaactacattctatggttggattatcgaaatcgaatatcgtccTTTAAGTCTGGTAGCATAAGAATTAGGGAAACGAcccgtaattgacgcgaatcctaaagatagatctatgggcctcacaaacccattctggaatttggaatgctttagtacttcgatttaaatggtgattgagattaccaatatttatggcatacttgcgagtatgcgggggatattctatatccattatgttaatgtcggttaccatgtgttcatcatacgaatgtattttatacacttgcgagtgtaatgatatttatgaaaaatgaggatcttgtggtctattaaaattatggaactgaatcgattatgataaactaatgaactcaccaaccttttggttgacaatttaaagcatgtttattcccagttatgaaagaaatctttcgctgtgcatttgctcattttagaggtattacttagagtcattcatgtcatatttcaaaagacgttgcattcaagtcattgggttcaataaagattattattaattaaatgacagattaggtcatttatagttaggatattatgaaatggtatgcatacctgtcatctttcgatgtaatgaaagttgtcttttaaaaacgaatgccatgtttgtaaaatgtatcatatagaggttagatacatcgcaatgtatccatatgttattgtattcgcccttatggattaggacgggtcgcttcataaaAGATAATACATCTGAGCAAACAGTAAAGGATTTAGCCTAACATGTTCATGGAAACAATAATCAAACAATAGTTAGCAAAAGAATCCATAATGATTTCACAAAGATTAAAGAAACTAATATCCCAATGATCAAAACTTGTTCCAATCTTTATCTTGATGATCCAATCCCTTAAAAGTGGAGAAAGTATGTGTTTGAAATCCCTAAAATTGTATGGAAATCGCCCAAAGTCGTAACAAAAGATGGATACCCTAAGAACTGCTCGTCATGCGATTTTATAACATCTTCCTGACCGACACAGGCCCGCGATCACGAGCCTTTTATACATACCCACCTCGCGATCGCGAGGTGCCCGGTTTGGTGCCTCGCGTTCGCTTTTCTTTTCTTCTGTTCGCGTACTCAGCTCGACTTCTTGCTCGTGAAAGGGAGCCCTTATGCTTTCAAAATCTCGCAAAAGGGAGGTCTGGAACTCATTTTTTGGCCTTGAAAAATTGTTAGCTTTGTATCTTTAACCGCAACTCGAACCGGGACCAACTTTAACGAATAAAAAGCTCCAAAACACATTAAATCCCCTACAATCATCACAAATAATAATGCCTCAAACCAAATAGGCACAATCTTCAACAAATATCATCAATATATCTTCATTTATTAATCGAAATAAATACAAGTTAACCTGATATTGCGATGATAAATACGTGTAAACTGAGCAATATCACTTTGGAGTTTTCTGGAGGCATCGTTGTATGAGCATGTCTTATGACAGTTGTTTAAGGGGTGCTTCTCAATGGTAACTACACGCAGAGTATGTCCTATGACAGTTATTCTGTGGAACATCCTTGACAGGTGAAACGAACCAGGACGGATAAAATCAAACCCGAACATGGAATGAAATCGTCTTTGATAATCTTTAAATTCAAAGAAAGATGGCCATAGGTTCGAATCACATACCCTCGACTTACCTCTCTCTATAAAAACCCCCTCCCCAGAGGAGAGCATAAGCTCCAGGATGAGTATGTCCTGGATTACCGGATTCATTCTCGTCTTGATCCACCATGATCGGATGATGAGAACTGACCCAGTCACTGATTTCAATCTagctattaaaaaaatattaatagttCACTTTCTATTTTTTTCGGCTAAATGATTCGACGAGGGAGTAATAAGATTAGTATTTGCACACAGTAAATCCACTTCTCTGTGTTTTTTCCCCTCACACTCTACTTGTGCATTCGACTGAACCAAATGTGGGTTTCATAATCATAACAACTTTTTTACATAAACGTTCATGTAACGGCTTTTTcattttatttgatttaattacaACCGCGTCAATTCAAATCTATGTTTGTTTACTTCATTTTTACTTCGATGCATACCGGTTACGAGTTTGATTTGAATCAAATCTGAAATCGAAGAGTGTGTGAGATCGGAGAAACGGAAATATGTTGACTTGTATCCCTTGTTCAAAGGAGTTAAACGCTGGATCTCTTCATGAACAAGAGCAAAACGACACCGTTGCATCACCTCGCAATAAACCAGCTATTAAAGCTCTCACATCTCAGGTATTACTCTCATTTTCTTCAATTAGTTTACCAATTCGTTTGATGCAGATCATATGTCATATGTAtgaataatttatatgtatatgtattatttattatgtatatatgttatatgtgTGCAATGAAAAGTTAGGATGAGAACAATAAATAGTACGAAAGCTGCGAAAACTTATAAAATTAGAGGTtagttatatgtatgtatgtatatgtacatttATTTTAGTGTAATTTTTTTAGTGTAATTTGTTTAGATTAAGGATATGGCGGTGAAGGCATCAGGAGCATATAAGAACTGCAAGCCGTGTTCGGGATCGAATCATAATCATAAGGATGGTGAATTTTTGGATTCTGAAGTTGGATCAGTTTCTGAAGGGTTTCATTGTGGATATAAAAGGACTTGTAAGTCTACACCTAGGGTTTGGGGGAAGGAAATGGAAGCTAGATTGAAAGGGCTTTCAAGTGGTGGAAGTACTCCTGCTTCGTATAGTGATCGAATTGAATCGGTTAAGTTTATGGAAGATGATGTACTTAAAGAATGGGTTGCTCAAGTTGAACCCGGGGTTCTGATCACGTTTCATTCTTTACCGCAAGGAGGAAATGATTTAAAACGTATTCGATTCAGGTATTGATTCAAGTTTGACCCAAAGTTATTTTGTAGTATATGGTGTTGATCTGTTTTGTTTGTTTGTTGTTGTTGCTATGTTAATCTGATGTTGGCTTATGGTGTTTCATTAAGGGGGTGTTTAGGTAAGCTTATTTTTTGAACTCACACAGTCACGGCCTTATTGAAAGTTGGAAAAAATGATAAGCACGACGTTACACGAGCTTTGAAATTTTTAAGCTTATGGCTTATCTAAGCTTATAAGCTCAAGTAGCTAACCTTCTATGCTGTTAAAACTGGGCTTACTGACAATTCTAAATACCAATAAGTTGTAAAAATATGCTTAGTTGACAAGCTCTTATTGAAGTCAAATTTTATGTTCCATGAAATTATGGAGGTGGCCCCCCAATTGGGCGTGAGTTAACATCACCAATACGCTTATTTTACTAACATCACCTATGAAATTaattattttaacaaaaaaataattatgtattattatttacttttaatttttTAAAACTCCCTTACATGAATTAAATCATTGTTGAGAAAGATTTTGATTGTTATACATTTTTGACGGGGTTATTTTATAAGCCGTGAAATGTTCAACAAAAGGCAAGCTCAGAGGTGGTGGGCCGAGAACTGTGACAAGGTCATGGAATTGTATAATGTTCAGCGTTTCAATCATCGAGGAGTACCACCACCCGCTCCACCAAAATCTCAAGACGAGGTTAACTTTAATCTTCTTTTTCTAATCATTCATTGTGAACTTTTGCAACTTTGATTAGCAGCGGCAAGATGGGCTGGTCAGGCTAGTTGCATAATGGGTCAATTTTGGTTCGGGTCAAAAATGTCATCTTTTTGCAAATGAACTAGAATTGTCAtctttttgattaataaaaataaaaatttatacttATTTCCTTGCAGAGTTCAAAAATCGAGTCTTTTGAGAATAGCCCAGTCACGCCACCACTTAGCAAGGAGCGGCTGCCTCGAAATTTCTACCCAAAGGAACCCCATCACGATTCTAGTGGGCTCTCATCGACGCCTGCACTATTGAGCATAAGTGGGGCCAAAACTGAAACATCATCATTGGCTTCTGCAAGGAGCAGTTCGTCTAGAGAGGGTGATCACTCAGGAGAGCTTTCAATGAGTAATGCAAGTGATGTGGGAACTGAATGGGTTGAGCAGGATGAGCCAGGCGTGTACATTACAATCAGAGCACTGCCAGGTGGCAATCGTGAGCTGAGGCGTGTTCGTTTCAGGTAAAAAAACAATTAGTTTCTCATTTATGATAGTTTTCGTATATTGGATTGAGCTGAAAAGGGTGAATATTCGTTCTGCAGTCGAGAAAAATTTGGAGAAATGAATGCAAGGATGTGGTGGGAACAAAACCGAGGTAGAATTCAAGAACAGTACTTGTGATACAAAGCCTTTGGAGACGATACTTGTTTTTTAGGTGCTTACGTTGAACACAACGGTTCAATTTTTGTGGTGACATTGTTTAACTTCTTCGAAGATGTGACATCTTGGGTGAATATAATGTCTCACCATTCACTAGAAACCATAGCGAATCATGTGTTGGAATCCAAGCTTCAGCTATTTTATTATTTTAACGCTTACTTGGTATGAATATTTGTAAGAGTTCTTATCTATAGTGAAAAGTGAGCGTTAATCCACGCCAAGTTTTCACTAAGATAGGTAGTGTATGCGTCAAACAAACGTCAGCCAAAGGTGTGGCGGAAGCTTGACGTTTAAATTGTGGGACCAAATGGCTTTTAGTTGTACTTTGTGTTTAATATATTGTACATGTTTTATTTTAGGGATATAATCCCGGGTAATATTTAGTGAACGATAGAGAAAATTTAGTTAAATGAATATTAAAGTTTTTGGTGCTGAATGTTAAATGAATGCTTTtagcagcagcaacagcagcagcagcagcatagaaAATGAACTCTGTATATCTTAGCTGCTAAGATTTTTCGTAGCTGCTGTTTTGAGACCTGACTTGTGTATGTGTGTTCCAAGATATTTATCTTCTTTCTTTAACAGATCATATCATAATTTGGCAATTACTATCACTTGTCCATTTATAATTACGATCATAGATTGCTTTCTCTGGTAGTGACATAAGTTGGGCATAATTACCCTTGTTGTACTATTTGTTTTTTATTTTATACTAACACCATCATGATAAGTCCTTATCTTGATTCTTGACCGTTTAATTCTCTATCAGATAATAAGAAACAGTCACTCTCTAAATTCCAAAATATGTACAAGCTGCGTTCCACTTAATCCTTTAATAAAAGATTTGAGCCGTGTTACATTGAAATTCAATTAAGAGTACGAACATTATCTCTGTTGGAATAATCTCTTGTTACAGACAGCGAAAACATCCCTTATAGGTTATGCTTGATCACAGATTACTACTACGTATTACGGAGTACTATGTACATTTGATTCTGGAGATGTAATAGGTCTTCATTGTGCTATAACTGTAGAGGTTTTACACCATTATTCTTCTAATAGGTCTCAAAAACGTCTAATCTTGTATGTGTGTCAATTTGATACGAGCTTGATGCATTACAGAAGGCCTTAGTGTTGCTTCATCACGTTCGGCGACTACTATCATGCTCACATGGGTCCACCCGTTTATGCATTACACAACTTTATGTTAGAATCTAATTTTACTTGAGTGATGGGCTTACCATTGGGCTCTATGGGCCCAGGTTACTTTGAACCGTTTTTTTCCTTAATCCATCGGAATTGGATTTATACATTTTTTTTATGGCTTAATATATTTTGGAATTAGAAAATTAGAATTAATAATGTTGTCTTTTTAGTTGTGAAAGCTTTTAGTGTGGTGGGATTGGTGGGACACAATATCTGTAACTCTGTATTAGTTGTTTCGTAACATGGTAAAGGTCTTAATTAGTCGCTTTTAAACATATAATTAAGTTTGAACATCTCATGTTTATTTCAAGTATTTTTATTCGGCGCTCAGCGTTAATATGTATATTGAAAAATTGAAAGGCGGTTTAAATAAAATTGAGCAATTAATAATTCATTTAGCTGTGATTAGTTTAGCATTTTTTACCCatgagcagcaacaacaacaataacaacaaaactcaataccacacgAGTGGTGTATACCACACGAGTGGTGTATAGAAAGATGAGATGTAGAAAATCCTTCTCTAGCAATGTGTTTTAAGGAAAAAATGAAAACATGAGTGTCCGTATGAAGTTTATTTTTGTGTTCTTCTCCACATTTAGTTCCTTGTGTACCAGATTGAGTTGCTTATTTATCCTCGGGATCGCTGTTTCTTGTTTTTATAAGAATTTTGTTCCCACGAGTCCCGAAAGAAAAAGAAATTCGATCTGTCTATAATTCGTTAAAAGAATAAGAAGGACCCGCATAAGAATCTAAGAGTCTCTTTTATGCTAAATGCCCATGTTCTTTGATGCAGGATGCCAAGAGCCTTTATCAGCTGCACAATGGAGTCttgttttttttaatttatttataaaaaaaaaaactagtacTATCACCTTTACTTTTTTGGATTAATTATCTATAAAGTGTTGTGTGCTTTTATAGTACGGTGTATATTATTTGCTTTTTTCATCCCTTGAAGTGTGATTTCAGTTATCCATCACACCATTAAAATTGTAAACATAAAGGTATTCTCTTTTAGGTTATTTGGTGAGAGCGTATATTTACTCTTGATATGTACACGATGTAATtggattatttcattattattctaACTCATTCTATGGCCAACCCAAAAATGGTGTTGATAGTAAGATTTGAACATCATACTTATATTAAGACCATTATTAGTGCAACGTGATGGAGGGATTTTTGGAGCATCACGCCACCATCACCCCTACTATGCAGCGCCATGGAGGAAAAAAATTAGGCGTGATGGTTTCATCAcaggaacaatattatcttgaatgctatttttgtcgatcgttttcccacctaaataataacattcatcacgaagtgtctcttctaaatgttcatattttcctgtgatcttgatgtcggaaaaaaaaattccaaaaaaacgaaattttttttttttgcttcccccgcttccccccgattggttactttcccattgatcctgcccctatatcagtgttgcagatctcggaatttctcggcgagatctcggggagatctcggtttcaaaactcagccgagaatattttctcatctcgttgagatttctcggtcaacggttaaaatctcggtcaacgtcacgatttctcggagagatctcggattttctcgtaatttctcggattttctcgcaatttctcggattttcttctaatttttcgctcatttctcaaattttctagtaaaaatccatataaatatacatatatttatatatttatacatatttatattaaaaaaactagaaagtcaacacaagtcaacgtccgagatctccccgacatttttccgagatgccgagatctcctcaaaaatatccaaacgagatctccccgagatccgagttctccaaccttgccctatatatatatatatatatatatatttgtaatttataatacaaagctttatttaaattcttcgaaattttatattcataaacaaattatcttataaaacgttttaataataagattctttttaaactgaaaacgttttagtatgtttgaaactaattcaaataaatattaaaatcttgtttttcaaactaaatatatttaagaatcatttgattaaaaggttaaaataatgtaattcgctatatcataaaacgttttagaaaagtaaaattatatatactcatagtaggtttcaagtttttaaattatagtttgtTGGTGAAGCTTGAGATAAAGTCTAAAGgtcaaataaacgtatgaaatcatcttaatgtaaaatgtcgatatccaacgtctaagttatttacattccacgttccaactttaagatgaaagttaaaatagttatcttattaaaatcacgagaaaaatattgtaaagcatgaattgaaaatcaaacaggaatctccactaactcttgtctagttcccgaTAATTGAcatttttgttcttactt comes from Rutidosis leptorrhynchoides isolate AG116_Rl617_1_P2 chromosome 4, CSIRO_AGI_Rlap_v1, whole genome shotgun sequence and encodes:
- the LOC139903926 gene encoding protein Brevis radix-like 2, which gives rise to MLTCIPCSKELNAGSLHEQEQNDTVASPRNKPAIKALTSQIKDMAVKASGAYKNCKPCSGSNHNHKDGEFLDSEVGSVSEGFHCGYKRTCKSTPRVWGKEMEARLKGLSSGGSTPASYSDRIESVKFMEDDVLKEWVAQVEPGVLITFHSLPQGGNDLKRIRFSREMFNKRQAQRWWAENCDKVMELYNVQRFNHRGVPPPAPPKSQDESSKIESFENSPVTPPLSKERLPRNFYPKEPHHDSSGLSSTPALLSISGAKTETSSLASARSSSSREGDHSGELSMSNASDVGTEWVEQDEPGVYITIRALPGGNRELRRVRFSREKFGEMNARMWWEQNRGRIQEQYL